The Gloeobacter violaceus PCC 7421 DNA window CCACCCCGACCAGAAACAGGGCGTAAAAGAGTGCCTGCACCAGATAGAGCCGCTCGGCGTAGCCAAACAATGCACCAAGGAGCATTCCCGGAGGCTGGTTTTCAGGCAGGATGCGCGTGCCGTCCCAGACCTGCGGTCCCAGGACACACGAGGCGTTGCGGGTAAACCGTTCGCTCAAAAAACACAGCGACTCGGAGGCGCGGTCGATCTGGGCAAGGGCGCGCAGGGCGGCGTCGAAGTGCCCGAGCGAAGTGACCACCAGCCCCGAGACAATCAGCAGCAGCAGCAGTCCCATCGTCTGAAAGAAGCGGCGCAAGTCGATACGCACACCCCACCTAAAGAGCAATACGGCGATGGCGACGGCGACCAGGATGCCCGCCACCGCCCCAAAAGCCGGTACGAACCCCTGGCGAAAATACGAGGTGACAAACAGCACCGTCTCGAAGCCTTCGCGCAGCACCGTAAACAGAATCAGCCAGGCGATGGCCCAACCGGCGGCGCGCTCCTGGCCCAGTGCCTGGCCCACCGAGGCTTCCACCTGGCCTTTGAGGGTACGCGCCTGGCGGGTCATCCAGATGAGCATCCAGCTGAGCATCCCGATGGCAAGCACCCCGAAGATGCCCTCCAGCA harbors:
- a CDS encoding FTR1 family iron permease produces the protein MDFAAALPTFAITLREGVEAALVVGIVLACLKKAGHTHLNRWVWGGVAGGLAASTAVGLLFGWLLGNLSTANQKYAPAVEPLLEGIFGVLAIGMLSWMLIWMTRQARTLKGQVEASVGQALGQERAAGWAIAWLILFTVLREGFETVLFVTSYFRQGFVPAFGAVAGILVAVAIAVLLFRWGVRIDLRRFFQTMGLLLLLIVSGLVVTSLGHFDAALRALAQIDRASESLCFLSERFTRNASCVLGPQVWDGTRILPENQPPGMLLGALFGYAERLYLVQALFYALFLVGVGSVYWQSVTGKPLLPLKSRGGATRTPTA